In Schistocerca serialis cubense isolate TAMUIC-IGC-003099 unplaced genomic scaffold, iqSchSeri2.2 HiC_scaffold_1313, whole genome shotgun sequence, the following are encoded in one genomic region:
- the LOC126439378 gene encoding activating signal cointegrator 1 complex subunit 2 homolog: MIQEKLEQLRRDRDARAKELARRREQDGPTTSANSSSDDCRTKSHNPTEQHNAMDYQDESSDSDAPFQEVRRRRKGTKRRKAEENTPMQTEQRAVPTTNYYAPLQQQDPAMEDQHQPQPNDTNTQDATAPPPPKPRIPPKAIHAYQLRPPPSKEPQQPPQPSFAATPKDFPSLRTPWTAASSLFQTPTQQQPTRPKNTARQRLHDLRQQQQQQRSTDNALGLSDIIAALSNMGSIINLLKTKNVFAILADTARKFNDAPDLLSKLLTLLEGIMAFFTD, from the exons ATGATTCAAGAGAAACTGGAACAACTCCGCCGCGACCGCGACGCACGAGCAAAGGAACTCGCAAGACGGCGGGAGCAGGACGGCCCAACCACCAGTGCCAACTCATCTTCTGACGACTGCCGAACGAAGAGTCACAATCCGACGGAACAACACAATGCCATGGACTATCAGGACGAATCCAGCGACTCTGATGCACCATTCCAGGAAGTCAGACGCCGCCGGAAAGGCACCAAACGCAGGAAAGCCGAAGAAAATACCCCCATGCAGACGGAACAACGAGCTGTACCCACCACCAACTACTACGCACCACTACAGCAACAGGACCCAGCAATGGAAGACCAACACCAGCCTCAGCCTAACGACACAAATACTCAGGACGCCACAGCTCCGCCGCCGCCGAAACCGAGAATACCACCT AAGGCGATACACGCCTACCAACTGCGACCTCCACCATCCAAGGAGCCCCAACAACCACCACAGCCGTCGTTTGCGGCGACTCCGAAGGACTTCCCATCTCTCCGAACACCCTGGACGGCTGCATCGTCGTTATTTCAAACACCAACCCAGCAACAACCAACTCGACCGAAAAACACGGCGCGCCAACGACTGCACGATCTTcgccagcaacaacagcagcaacgatCCACGGACAACGCCCTCGGACTGTCCGATATCATCGCCGCGCTATCTAACATGGGCTCCATCATCAACTTACTAAAAACGAAGAACGTCTTTGCCATCTTAGCAGATACAGCCCGCAAATTCAACGACGCACCGGATCTGTTATCCAAACTACTCACTCTACTGGAAGGAATCATGGCCTTTTTCACCGACTAA